A section of the Ogataea parapolymorpha DL-1 chromosome II, whole genome shotgun sequence genome encodes:
- a CDS encoding Inositol-3-phosphate synthase, with amino-acid sequence MTVQFVPQVKVQTDKAKFSESELVTNYVYKNAIVDKEADGSFAVKPFEEPYHFKVDLKVPKVGVMLVGLGGNNGTTFVASILANKNKLQFHTKEGLKTANYYGSVTQSSTIKLGIDSKGQDVYAPFNSLLPMVNPNDFVVGGWDINGDNLAAAMQKAQVLEYDLQEKLKDQMKEIVPLKSIYYPDFIAANQDERANNCFNRVNGEIHTTGKWSHVETIRKDIREFKAANKLDKVIVLWTANTERYADVVSGVNDTAENLLESIKKDHEEIAPSTVFAVASILEHVPYINGSPQNTFVPGVIELAEKNRTYIGGDDFKSGQTKLKSVLAQFLVDAGIRPVSIASYNHLGNNDGYNLSSPRQFRSKEISKASVVDDVIASNEILYNDKLGKKIDHCIVIKYLNAVGDSKVAMDEYYSELMLGGHNRISIHNVCEDSLLATPLIIDLLVMTEFLSRVTYKKVSDDKYADMYSVLSFLSYWLKAPLTRPGYQAINGLNKQRQGLDNFLRILIGLEPLDELRFEERLV; translated from the coding sequence ATGACAGTCCAATTCGTCCCTCAAGTTAAAGTGCAGACAGACAAAGCCAAATTCTCCGAAAGCGAGCTCGTCACCAACTATGTGTACAAAAACGCCATAGTTGACAAGGAGGCCGACGGTTCTTTCGCTGTCAAGCCTTTTGAAGAGCCATACCACTTCAAGGTTGACCTCAAAGTGCCTAAAGTGGGTGTCATGCTCGTTGGCTTAGGAGGAAACAACGGAACCACCTTTGTTGCTTCCATCCttgccaacaagaacaaactGCAATTCCACACCAAAGAGGGACTGAAGACTGCCAATTACTACGGCTCGGTCACCCAGTCGTCCACCATCAAGCTCGGCATCGACTCCAAGGGCCAGGATGTGTATGCTCCATTCAATTCGTTGCTTCCTATGGTCAACCCTAACGACTTTGTCGTTGGCGGATGGGACATCAACGGTGACAACCTCGCTGCCGCCATGCAGAAGGCACAGGTCTTGGAGTACGACCTTCAggagaagctcaaggaccagatgaaggagatcgTGCCGCTGAAGTCGATCTATTACCCAGACTTCATTGCTGCCAACCAGGACGAAAGAGCAAATAACTGCTTCAACAGAGTTAACGGTGAGATTCACACCACCGGCAAGTGGAGCCACGTCGAGACCATCAGAAAGGATATCCGCGAATTCAAGGCCGCCAACAAGCTCGACAAGGTCATCGTGCTGTGGACGGCCAACACCGAGAGATACGCTGATGTGGTGTCAGGTGTGAACGACACGGCAGAAAACCTGCTCGAGTCGATTAAGAAGGACCACGAGGAGATCGCGCCTAGCACGGTTTTTGCCGTGGCCAGCATCCTGGAGCACGTCCCGTACATCAACGGAAGTCCGCAGAACACCTTCGTTCCTGGAGTCATTGAGCTTGCCGAGAAGAACCGCACCTACATTGGCGGAGACGACTTCAAGAGCGGCCAGACCAAGCTGAAGTCTGTGCTGGCACAGTTTTTGGTCGATGCGGGTATTCGGCCAGTTTCCATTGCGTCATACAATCATCTGGGAAACAACGACGGATACAATCTCTCGTCGCCAAGACAGTTCCGGTCCAAGGAGATCTCCAAGGCGTCTGTGGTGGACGACGTGATTGCGTCGAACGAGATTTTGTACAACGACAAGCTGggcaaaaaaatcgaccACTGCATTGTGATTAAGTACCTGAACGCAGTTGGAGACTCCAAGGTTGCAATGGACGAGTACTATTCCGAGCTGATGTTGGGAGGCCACAACAGAATCAGCATCCACAACGTTTGCGAGGACTCGTTGCTGGCCACACCTTTAATCATCGATTTGCTGGTCATGACCGAGTTTTTGTCCAGAGTCACCTACAAAAAGGTCTCTGACGACAAATATGCCGACATGTACTCTGTGCtgagtttcttgagctACTGGCTCAAGGCTCCGCTTACCCGGCCGGGCTACCAGGCTATCAACGGGCTCAACAAGCAGAGACAGGGTCTGGACAACTTCTTGCGTATTCTTATTGGTCTCGAGCCTTTGGACGAGCTTAGGTTTGAGGAGAGACTGGTGTAA